In one window of Leptospira sp. GIMC2001 DNA:
- the guaB gene encoding IMP dehydrogenase gives MSNSSQKQPEILDGLSGEELFSRLNVGLTYRDFLVLPGYIDFNPADVDLETKFSRNITIKRPLISSPMDTVTESNMAIAQALMGCIGIIHYNNTIDSQVEEVRKVKRYENGFITDPIVLGPNNKIADLDLIKESHGFSGIPITEDGTPNSKLIGMVTNRDVDFERDRNLNLGSVMTTELITAYEGISLLEANDILKKSKKGKLPIINKQGKLVSLVSRSDIKKNRDYPFASKDANKRLRVGAAVSTLPESRERVDELVKVGVDVIIIDSAQGNSSYQIDMIKHIKSKFPDLDVIAGNVVTKSQAKNLIDAGADGLRIGMGPGSICITQDTMAVGRAQATAIYQTAAYASQFGVPVIADGGISNIGDMANALAIGASTCMMGFMFAGTKEAPGDYFYENGIRLKKYRGMASMEAMKTGGAKRYFSEDQKIKVAQGVSGTVVDRGSVLNFIPYLIQGLKQSFQDMGIRSLSSLHKSLYAGELRFEKRSEQAQLQGSVHGLYSYTAPTMRVE, from the coding sequence ATGTCAAATTCTAGCCAAAAACAACCCGAAATTCTGGACGGACTCTCGGGAGAGGAACTTTTTTCTCGTCTTAATGTCGGTTTGACCTATCGAGATTTTCTGGTTCTTCCAGGATACATAGATTTCAATCCAGCAGATGTAGATCTGGAGACGAAGTTCAGTAGAAATATTACGATCAAGAGACCGCTGATCAGTTCACCCATGGATACAGTGACCGAGTCAAACATGGCGATCGCTCAGGCTCTTATGGGTTGCATCGGAATCATTCACTACAATAATACGATTGATAGCCAAGTAGAAGAAGTTCGAAAAGTTAAACGTTATGAAAACGGATTTATAACAGATCCAATTGTTCTAGGCCCCAATAATAAGATTGCGGATCTAGATCTAATAAAAGAATCCCACGGCTTTAGTGGAATTCCTATTACAGAAGATGGAACACCTAACTCAAAGTTGATTGGAATGGTTACGAATCGTGATGTTGACTTCGAAAGAGATAGAAATCTCAATCTTGGTTCTGTTATGACGACAGAACTCATCACAGCATATGAAGGAATTAGTCTGCTTGAGGCAAATGACATCCTTAAGAAAAGTAAAAAAGGTAAATTACCAATCATCAATAAGCAAGGAAAATTGGTATCCCTTGTGTCTAGAAGTGATATCAAAAAAAATAGAGACTATCCATTTGCTTCTAAAGATGCAAACAAGCGATTGAGAGTGGGAGCTGCAGTATCAACTCTTCCCGAATCGAGAGAGCGTGTCGATGAACTGGTAAAAGTGGGAGTTGATGTTATCATTATTGATTCTGCCCAAGGTAACTCAAGTTATCAGATCGATATGATAAAACATATAAAATCGAAGTTTCCAGATTTAGATGTAATTGCAGGAAACGTAGTTACCAAAAGCCAAGCCAAAAATCTTATAGATGCTGGTGCAGATGGACTGCGGATTGGAATGGGACCTGGTTCGATTTGCATTACTCAAGATACAATGGCTGTTGGTCGTGCTCAAGCAACAGCTATCTATCAGACAGCGGCTTACGCGAGTCAATTTGGGGTTCCAGTCATTGCTGATGGTGGAATATCTAACATTGGTGATATGGCAAATGCTCTAGCAATCGGTGCATCAACTTGTATGATGGGATTTATGTTTGCTGGAACAAAAGAAGCTCCTGGTGATTATTTCTACGAGAATGGGATTCGACTCAAGAAATACCGCGGAATGGCAAGTATGGAAGCAATGAAAACTGGCGGAGCGAAAAGATATTTTTCGGAAGACCAGAAAATCAAAGTCGCTCAAGGCGTTTCGGGAACCGTGGTTGATCGCGGAAGTGTTTTGAATTTTATTCCATATCTGATTCAAGGACTCAAGCAATCATTCCAGGATATGGGCATTCGTTCTCTATCTTCATTGCATAAATCTCTTTATGCTGGGGAATTGAGATTTGAGAAAAGATCAGAACAAGCACAGCTACAAGGTTCTGTTCATGGATTGTATTCTTATACTGCACCTACAATGAGAGTAGAATAA
- a CDS encoding DUF1577 domain-containing protein codes for MALDTTERQKRNMDVFSEPEKKLHVLTKFLAGKDLKFKDLPERGKVILKKISPDGNKVLVTADAHSNLEINEKVTLFKILARYIQLDCKVIQSKGDNNFVLAIERIGIANRDREAPRVPVPPGHVWITNILTSKASIDANMFIIPTSVKVNFSDYEIKLKNSCDFIKISTFKSDDPEKLRIVKKTQKIFLIEETQDPTSYTTTPSPDFLNYEEEIDTDFKSEIRKFKDGKIKSELIVPVIYVDLDEHAIPIGYVHMQSKTENFDLGKAMEIKTLTFEMVDRIRNSNTVTITERFPVLDVSAGGLKIKINHPDLNQTLPRLSGFNFDIFFKMQSPMTVYGTIRSITKDEDGSLIMGIHLSGHSSRPGEKKRFLENLELLKRQIGSPT; via the coding sequence ATGGCACTCGACACAACTGAAAGACAAAAGCGAAATATGGACGTTTTCTCTGAACCAGAGAAAAAACTACATGTTCTCACGAAATTTCTTGCTGGTAAAGATTTAAAATTCAAAGACTTGCCTGAACGTGGGAAGGTGATTTTAAAAAAAATCAGTCCTGACGGCAACAAAGTTTTAGTTACGGCAGATGCGCATTCCAATCTAGAAATCAATGAAAAGGTCACTCTATTCAAAATTTTAGCTCGCTACATACAATTAGACTGCAAAGTAATCCAATCCAAAGGCGATAACAATTTTGTATTGGCAATAGAGCGAATTGGAATCGCAAATCGAGACAGGGAAGCTCCTCGTGTTCCTGTTCCACCCGGCCATGTCTGGATTACAAATATATTGACAAGCAAGGCATCGATCGATGCAAATATGTTCATCATCCCAACATCCGTGAAAGTGAATTTTTCGGATTACGAGATTAAATTAAAGAACAGTTGTGATTTTATAAAAATCTCAACTTTCAAATCCGATGATCCAGAAAAACTGAGAATTGTAAAAAAAACTCAGAAAATTTTTCTGATTGAGGAAACCCAAGACCCGACATCCTATACAACAACTCCGAGCCCAGATTTTTTGAATTATGAGGAAGAAATTGACACCGATTTCAAATCAGAGATTCGCAAATTCAAAGATGGTAAAATTAAATCCGAACTCATCGTACCTGTGATCTATGTTGATCTAGATGAACACGCAATTCCGATTGGATATGTTCACATGCAATCCAAGACTGAGAATTTTGATCTAGGTAAAGCTATGGAAATTAAGACACTCACTTTTGAAATGGTAGATCGAATTCGAAACTCAAATACCGTTACGATTACTGAGCGATTTCCTGTATTAGATGTATCGGCAGGAGGATTGAAAATAAAAATCAATCACCCCGATCTCAATCAAACGCTTCCCAGATTGTCTGGATTCAATTTTGATATATTTTTCAAAATGCAATCTCCTATGACTGTTTATGGAACAATTCGTTCTATCACAAAAGATGAAGATGGATCACTTATCATGGGTATCCATTTGTCAGGACATTCTTCTAGACCTGGTGAGAAGAAAAGATTTCTAGAAAACTTGGAACTGCTCAAACGCCAAATTGGATCGCCTACTTAA
- a CDS encoding EAL domain-containing protein, translated as MDRFAQNIRIILFLAYLLQKICIKLDSDLFMYHMRSLVEWKNWLKLGDVYPVFQPVVSTETGEIYGYEVLGRYLPEYDDNREPESMGPFFLASIKNRTDSQEFIQLKKDIDQKIREKALIEFARNQEKSSSLFLNISPMSMKEYLNSKTMELPFTVQVVRKLGIRPDRIIIEITEERLDENLEQIRPIIDIYRREGFRIAVDDVGSESSNLDRIGLFHPDIIKVDLQMLRRSVFSRNFKEILFTLSRLGESLGSSLLFEGIENEEELNNALNYGSRYLQGFYFAKPIKNFLEPKYFSEQLRLALDNFHEKKTREVFETLSWEDKIQNQLSDVLKYFANYNNSDRIDSSVMNSIESCVFRLYITDEKGFQISPNYYRSVEGRIEEDHSYIGRNWSWRPFFYEHSYKSVVSKKSWMVSSLYHDISENVMLKTFSKNLNNNFILFVDVVFEM; from the coding sequence ATGGATCGTTTTGCTCAAAATATCAGAATAATTCTATTTCTAGCATACTTATTGCAAAAGATATGTATAAAGTTGGATTCTGATTTATTTATGTATCATATGCGAAGTCTTGTCGAATGGAAAAATTGGCTTAAATTGGGTGATGTCTATCCTGTATTTCAGCCTGTTGTATCAACGGAAACCGGAGAAATTTATGGGTATGAGGTATTAGGGCGTTATTTGCCAGAATACGATGATAATCGTGAACCAGAAAGCATGGGGCCTTTTTTTCTTGCATCCATCAAAAATCGCACTGATTCTCAGGAATTCATTCAGCTAAAAAAGGATATAGACCAAAAGATCCGAGAAAAAGCATTAATTGAATTCGCTCGTAATCAAGAAAAAAGTTCATCTCTGTTTTTGAATATTTCTCCCATGTCGATGAAAGAATATCTTAATTCAAAAACTATGGAGCTTCCTTTTACCGTTCAAGTTGTTCGAAAATTAGGAATCCGACCCGATCGAATTATCATAGAAATCACAGAAGAAAGGTTGGATGAAAATTTAGAACAAATTAGACCTATTATAGATATTTATCGAAGAGAAGGTTTTCGGATTGCAGTTGATGATGTTGGCTCGGAGTCTTCGAATTTAGATCGCATCGGACTTTTCCATCCCGACATCATTAAAGTCGATTTGCAAATGCTGAGGAGATCCGTGTTCTCTCGTAATTTTAAAGAGATACTTTTCACATTGTCTAGATTAGGTGAGAGTCTTGGCTCTAGTTTACTTTTTGAAGGAATTGAAAATGAAGAAGAACTCAACAATGCTTTGAACTACGGATCTAGGTATCTACAAGGATTTTATTTTGCTAAACCGATTAAGAATTTTTTGGAACCAAAATATTTTTCTGAACAATTAAGGTTAGCACTCGATAATTTTCATGAGAAAAAGACTAGGGAAGTTTTTGAAACATTGAGTTGGGAAGATAAAATTCAAAATCAATTATCAGATGTATTGAAGTATTTCGCCAATTATAATAATTCAGATCGGATCGATTCCTCAGTTATGAATTCGATTGAAAGTTGTGTATTTAGATTGTATATAACCGACGAAAAGGGATTTCAAATTTCTCCCAATTATTATAGATCCGTCGAAGGTAGAATCGAAGAGGATCATTCCTATATCGGTAGGAATTGGTCCTGGCGTCCGTTTTTCTATGAGCATAGCTATAAATCAGTCGTATCCAAAAAATCTTGGATGGTCAGTTCTCTATACCATGATATATCCGAAAATGTTATGTTAAAAACTTTTTCTAAAAATCTAAATAATAATTTTATTTTATTTGTTGATGTAGTATTTGAAATGTAA
- a CDS encoding O-antigen ligase family protein, translated as MKAFLIVALTLYLSFLSLLLFIDDSLPTSRINYISLSLFFLVVGYLIRNSKKEILDFIFYISGGFIIVFLSYSAITTFPSNNWMSRDFLRAIHYVCLFSYIVIFRKNTSNRYIFVSAWLLIIHSLIFHLNDHKGIYLFPFIIIAFMLQNLEDNRATKTRVTFPKVFSSLNILFFSCILFLLFIKTQNNSIYEYISFSFFFLILSSFHLFRHLEEHEKNFIFKTILIIMLFQLVVINYDNVHAMITSGTWRMLRKNILSFPTSAIGSISTLGISIAAGIFLYKRKLDAMSIGSVLIFICALFLIYFAHSRTSLIASFFAVSSISLFLFSKGQKKIFHNNIFRATVLLIGIIAYFTIAECSLDLETLNIRFSLWELHIKSVSFLSPIFGLGAEPEWRLIYQLPPNFSDKAFSDIYHFIHHFKSFPQAHSVYIQITSSFGIIGIGFLIFVLYHLIKNLIRIFRSSSINIYESVFISTTIGYGLHELTDFHIFDYPIIFPILSIIAFAIPSKHYQWNSKINYINASLIFIASLFIMITSIQISLIKIHKKDISPNYNQSNLTYFERNENERSDLIWTYPGLDFVFRSVPESNFHKLKFFFHRSQYEKYKDLQDLEKAVSHARKCIILNSAQPLCLRLLTSLYESEVDQDLTEFLNLISNIQDPFDTLKSLNFGTK; from the coding sequence ATGAAAGCCTTTTTAATCGTTGCTCTCACTCTTTATTTATCTTTTTTATCTCTACTTCTGTTTATAGATGATTCGCTTCCAACCAGCAGAATCAATTATATTTCCCTTTCCTTATTTTTTCTAGTTGTTGGCTACCTAATCCGAAATTCAAAAAAAGAAATTTTGGACTTTATTTTTTATATTTCCGGCGGATTTATTATAGTTTTTCTTTCTTATTCTGCAATCACAACCTTCCCATCTAACAATTGGATGAGTCGGGACTTTCTACGAGCGATTCATTATGTATGTTTATTTTCATATATTGTAATTTTTAGAAAGAATACGAGTAATCGATATATCTTTGTTAGTGCCTGGTTATTAATCATCCATTCTTTGATATTTCACTTAAATGATCATAAGGGTATTTATCTTTTTCCATTTATAATAATCGCTTTTATGCTTCAGAACCTAGAAGACAATCGTGCTACAAAAACTCGAGTCACCTTCCCTAAAGTTTTCTCTTCCCTAAATATTCTATTTTTTTCCTGTATTCTATTTTTGCTTTTTATCAAAACACAGAACAATTCGATTTATGAATACATTAGTTTTTCTTTTTTCTTTCTCATTCTAAGCAGTTTTCATCTTTTCCGTCATTTAGAAGAACATGAGAAGAATTTTATATTCAAAACGATATTGATTATTATGCTCTTTCAATTAGTAGTAATCAATTATGATAATGTTCATGCCATGATCACATCAGGAACATGGAGGATGTTGAGAAAGAACATTTTATCTTTTCCCACTTCTGCAATTGGATCCATATCTACATTGGGAATATCCATAGCTGCAGGAATTTTTCTTTATAAAAGAAAACTAGATGCTATGTCGATCGGATCAGTGCTAATTTTTATTTGCGCCCTATTCTTAATTTACTTTGCGCATTCTCGCACATCTTTAATTGCCTCGTTTTTTGCCGTATCATCAATTAGTTTATTTTTGTTTTCCAAAGGACAAAAGAAAATTTTCCATAACAATATTTTTCGAGCAACAGTATTGTTGATAGGAATAATTGCTTATTTTACTATTGCAGAGTGCTCATTAGATCTCGAAACTTTAAATATTCGATTTTCCTTGTGGGAACTGCATATAAAATCAGTGAGTTTCTTATCTCCGATTTTTGGCTTAGGTGCAGAACCGGAATGGAGACTTATATATCAGCTACCTCCGAATTTTTCAGATAAAGCATTCTCTGATATATATCATTTTATTCACCATTTCAAATCATTTCCTCAAGCCCATAGTGTATATATTCAAATAACTTCTTCCTTTGGAATTATCGGTATAGGCTTTCTTATATTTGTCTTGTATCATCTCATCAAAAATCTAATCAGAATATTTAGATCTTCTTCCATCAATATTTATGAATCTGTTTTCATAAGTACCACTATTGGCTATGGTTTGCATGAGCTCACAGATTTTCATATTTTTGACTATCCCATTATTTTCCCAATTCTTTCCATCATCGCATTCGCAATTCCTAGTAAACACTATCAGTGGAATTCAAAAATTAATTATATTAATGCATCCTTAATTTTTATTGCTTCTCTGTTTATAATGATTACATCAATACAGATTAGTCTTATAAAAATTCATAAAAAAGATATTTCTCCAAATTACAACCAAAGTAACCTCACATATTTCGAAAGGAATGAAAATGAAAGATCGGATCTTATCTGGACCTATCCAGGTTTAGATTTTGTCTTTAGATCTGTTCCTGAGAGTAATTTCCATAAACTTAAGTTCTTCTTTCATAGATCACAATACGAGAAATATAAAGATCTGCAAGACTTGGAGAAAGCAGTATCACATGCAAGAAAATGTATCATACTAAATTCGGCTCAGCCCCTGTGCTTAAGACTTCTCACTAGCTTGTATGAGTCTGAGGTAGATCAAGATTTGACGGAGTTTTTAAACCTAATTTCGAATATTCAGGATCCTTTTGACACACTAAAATCTCTAAATTTTGGAACAAAGTAG
- a CDS encoding LA_3751/LA_3752 family putative glycosyltransferase, which produces MINSLKLLRNSIKINYHFFLIFIFLVFILVYRSGLDKDALFITSDGQIKYFQTVQLINTNILNSECFYNGKSLDPEFNFFPIRYPWSLIGDSIPNRCVFEYPPFFPYLATAIYYIFGFNALIYIPLFFLILSGFVFFKILNFYDKEVIFKILLFISAFFSLPLLTAMDFSESPIYHFLGLCGIYFFVKPYDSIKKNLFLLGFLFGLSIYFRLESLIPIFFCGLYLVLFSKGFQNKFSYGLYLTLGFCIPFSIFCIFNYLESGHPLGFRFISSLLDNEVSSPDFSFRMQLWKAYLFGDIIMVGLFSFQPLSMIAIITSLAFAVTQRLNFKEGLLIFSGILSLIFIPLSVKFYGGVGYFGLRYLETPMFFLYIGIGLSLLRNSENFSKVQIYSGIAVILISFYFNYKATNEGLKVLKNGARDYQILQNFFKLENQAIIHTSLYSSIFIGKSFIKDNHFHIHQEKVLNEFLNSHYKNKKVILVLPPDNMYVSADIPKKFHENYKTDININKINITILEQKSINSITLIHGLVK; this is translated from the coding sequence ATGATCAATTCCTTAAAGCTTTTGCGTAATTCCATAAAGATTAATTATCATTTCTTTCTAATTTTCATATTCTTAGTATTCATTCTCGTCTACAGATCAGGATTAGATAAAGATGCATTATTCATTACTAGTGATGGTCAAATTAAATACTTCCAGACAGTTCAATTAATAAATACGAATATTCTAAATTCGGAATGCTTTTACAATGGTAAAAGTCTTGATCCTGAGTTTAATTTTTTTCCAATACGATACCCTTGGTCTCTAATTGGAGATTCCATTCCTAACCGCTGCGTTTTCGAATATCCACCGTTTTTTCCATATTTAGCGACAGCGATATATTATATCTTTGGATTCAATGCTTTGATTTATATACCGTTATTTTTTCTAATTTTATCTGGATTTGTATTTTTTAAAATATTGAACTTCTATGATAAAGAAGTTATTTTCAAAATCCTCCTATTCATTTCAGCTTTCTTCTCCCTTCCCTTGCTAACTGCGATGGATTTTTCTGAAAGTCCTATCTACCATTTTCTAGGTTTGTGTGGAATTTATTTTTTCGTTAAACCTTATGATTCGATTAAAAAGAATCTATTTCTATTGGGATTTTTATTTGGGCTTTCGATTTACTTTAGATTGGAATCTCTTATACCAATCTTTTTTTGCGGATTATATCTTGTTTTATTCTCCAAAGGATTTCAAAATAAATTTTCCTATGGTTTGTATTTAACTTTAGGATTTTGTATTCCATTTTCTATTTTCTGTATTTTTAATTATTTAGAATCCGGACATCCGCTAGGCTTTCGATTTATCTCATCTTTGTTGGACAATGAAGTATCAAGTCCTGATTTTTCGTTTCGTATGCAGCTTTGGAAAGCATATCTTTTCGGAGATATTATTATGGTGGGTCTCTTTTCCTTTCAACCTTTGAGTATGATTGCAATCATTACAAGTCTAGCATTTGCAGTAACTCAAAGATTGAATTTTAAAGAAGGATTGTTAATATTTTCTGGGATCTTATCTCTTATTTTTATTCCACTTAGCGTAAAATTCTATGGAGGTGTTGGCTATTTTGGATTACGCTACTTAGAAACTCCTATGTTTTTTTTATATATAGGAATTGGCTTATCCCTCCTTCGCAATTCTGAAAATTTTTCAAAAGTTCAAATTTATTCTGGAATTGCAGTAATACTGATTAGTTTTTATTTCAATTATAAAGCAACAAATGAAGGTCTCAAAGTATTAAAGAACGGAGCAAGAGATTATCAGATTTTACAAAACTTCTTCAAGTTGGAAAATCAAGCAATCATACATACAAGTCTTTATTCTTCAATTTTTATAGGAAAATCCTTTATTAAAGACAATCATTTTCATATTCATCAAGAGAAAGTCTTAAATGAGTTTTTGAATTCCCATTATAAAAATAAAAAAGTGATCCTGGTTTTGCCTCCGGACAATATGTATGTGTCCGCGGATATTCCGAAGAAGTTTCATGAGAACTATAAGACAGATATTAATATAAACAAAATAAATATAACTATTTTAGAACAGAAGTCAATCAACTCAATAACTTTGATTCATGGATTAGTGAAATGA
- a CDS encoding IS256 family transposase: protein MKNKNTTTSNSQSNIDSFRSFLKSNIETEIRKKSLEFIQEIMEEEIEALCGKRFSRKVEESLAYRAGSENVFVPILGQKHKIKKPRVRKSGQEVLLESYANLKSEADLGEIVFKLMVSGLTTRRFRECLKDVSEQLGVSKSKISREFVNASRAHFNKLNTRKFPGKEFFSIFIDGIHVADEVIVVVLGVDKEGHKHFLSVVQGSSEHSEIVLSALRKLQDREISLTERVLVVSDGSKGIEKGIKQYFGENYDHQRCILHKMRNIKACLPKEYHDEFQIEYKAIFNLNEYSKAKESLKAMEHWLGNISETAKMSLLEGQDNLLTCHRIQLPIEIRKTFQSTNPIDSAFSHPRFQMNRVKRWRKNRDMTTRWTAALLYAQELHFRKVKGYKEIEKFLSNYLANKKVIEENFTEMNISLSA, encoded by the coding sequence ATGAAAAATAAAAACACAACCACATCGAATAGTCAATCGAATATTGATAGTTTTCGATCTTTTTTAAAATCAAACATAGAAACTGAAATCCGAAAAAAATCCTTAGAATTTATCCAAGAGATCATGGAAGAGGAAATCGAAGCCCTATGCGGAAAAAGATTTAGCCGTAAAGTAGAAGAAAGTCTAGCATATCGTGCAGGTTCAGAGAATGTTTTTGTTCCAATATTGGGTCAGAAACATAAAATCAAAAAACCAAGAGTCAGAAAATCTGGACAAGAAGTTTTACTAGAAAGCTATGCAAATTTAAAATCCGAAGCAGATCTTGGAGAAATTGTTTTCAAACTGATGGTATCTGGTCTAACGACACGGCGATTTAGAGAATGCTTGAAAGATGTATCTGAGCAACTTGGAGTTTCAAAATCAAAGATATCCAGAGAATTTGTAAATGCTTCTAGAGCACATTTTAACAAACTGAATACGAGAAAATTTCCAGGCAAAGAATTCTTTTCCATTTTCATTGATGGTATTCATGTAGCGGATGAAGTGATAGTAGTTGTATTAGGTGTAGATAAAGAAGGACACAAGCATTTTTTGTCGGTGGTACAAGGCTCAAGTGAACATTCTGAAATAGTATTATCTGCTTTAAGGAAACTACAAGATCGTGAAATTTCACTTACTGAACGGGTTTTGGTTGTCTCAGATGGTTCAAAAGGAATTGAGAAAGGCATTAAGCAATACTTTGGTGAAAACTATGATCACCAAAGGTGTATTTTACATAAAATGAGAAATATAAAAGCGTGCTTGCCCAAAGAATATCATGATGAATTTCAAATTGAATATAAAGCAATTTTCAATTTGAATGAATACTCGAAGGCTAAAGAATCTTTGAAAGCAATGGAACATTGGTTAGGGAATATCAGTGAAACAGCTAAGATGAGTCTGTTAGAAGGTCAAGACAATCTATTGACTTGTCATAGAATCCAATTACCAATCGAAATTCGAAAAACATTTCAATCAACGAATCCCATTGATTCAGCCTTTTCACATCCAAGATTTCAAATGAACCGAGTAAAAAGGTGGCGTAAAAATCGAGACATGACAACACGATGGACAGCAGCTCTCCTATATGCACAAGAGCTTCATTTCAGAAAAGTAAAAGGATACAAAGAAATAGAAAAATTTCTATCCAATTATTTAGCCAATAAAAAAGTAATTGAAGAAAACTTTACAGAGATGAATATATCTTTATCCGCCTAA
- a CDS encoding glycosyltransferase, translating to MLSIILPTYNESENITKYIPILHSLFSKVNLKFEILIVDDNSPDKTWKIAEDLSKQYNSVRSFNRIGDKGLSSAVLFGIHQAKYETICVLDADMQHDESIVPKMLEEMKNHDLVIGSRKVVGGEYGEMPFYRQVMSKVADRIANLIIPIPAKDSMSGFFMIRKKLILDNLEKLNPKGFKILLEILCRIPNLKIKEIGYSFRQRVHGKTKLSSMVIIEYFTSLLEIRFNISITATFIKYSFVGIMGVFVNLLFQFLSSMILEDNAIVNYENQFFKPSLAVIVGFEVSLLSNFFLNHFWTFNKTLNSLVPSLLKFHLISILGFLIQISVWAFLFSAWLHYLDSYNGLATYVSNFIGIITAFVSNFYLNKNVTWK from the coding sequence ATGTTATCGATTATACTACCAACCTATAATGAATCTGAGAATATAACAAAATACATTCCAATACTGCATTCCCTATTCAGTAAAGTGAACCTTAAGTTTGAAATCTTAATTGTAGATGATAATTCTCCAGATAAAACCTGGAAGATTGCTGAAGACTTGTCCAAACAATATAATTCTGTTAGATCCTTCAATCGAATCGGTGACAAAGGTTTAAGTTCGGCTGTTCTTTTTGGAATTCATCAAGCAAAGTATGAAACTATATGCGTACTCGATGCTGATATGCAACATGATGAATCAATTGTTCCTAAAATGCTTGAGGAAATGAAGAATCATGATTTAGTGATTGGTTCTAGAAAAGTGGTTGGCGGTGAATATGGCGAAATGCCCTTTTACCGTCAAGTTATGAGCAAGGTAGCTGATCGTATTGCAAATCTTATCATTCCTATTCCCGCAAAGGATAGCATGAGCGGTTTTTTCATGATAAGAAAGAAGTTGATTCTGGATAACTTAGAAAAATTGAATCCGAAAGGTTTCAAGATATTACTAGAAATTCTTTGTCGAATTCCCAATCTCAAAATAAAAGAAATTGGCTATAGTTTTCGCCAACGAGTTCATGGAAAAACGAAATTGTCTTCCATGGTGATTATTGAATATTTCACTTCTTTGCTCGAGATACGTTTCAATATTTCTATCACAGCTACATTTATCAAATATAGTTTTGTTGGTATTATGGGGGTTTTTGTAAATTTATTATTTCAATTTTTATCATCAATGATACTGGAAGACAATGCTATAGTAAATTATGAGAATCAGTTTTTTAAACCAAGTCTAGCTGTAATTGTAGGATTTGAAGTTAGCTTATTGAGCAATTTTTTTCTGAACCATTTTTGGACTTTCAATAAAACATTGAATAGCTTAGTGCCTTCACTATTAAAATTCCATCTTATTTCAATTCTTGGATTTCTGATTCAGATTTCAGTCTGGGCGTTTCTATTCTCTGCATGGCTCCATTATTTAGATTCTTATAATGGACTGGCAACCTACGTGTCAAATTTCATAGGAATCATTACAGCATTTGTAAGTAATTTCTATCTAAATAAAAATGTTACTTGGAAGTAA